Proteins from a single region of Eublepharis macularius isolate TG4126 chromosome 9, MPM_Emac_v1.0, whole genome shotgun sequence:
- the DNM1L gene encoding dynamin-1-like protein isoform X2, giving the protein MEALIPVINKLQDVFNTVGADIIQLPQIVVVGTQSSGKSSVLESLVGRDLLPRGTGIVTRRPLILQLVHVSAEDRRKTAGDENGVDAEEWGKFLHTKNKLYTDFDEIRQEIENETERISGNNKGISPEPIHLKIFSPNVVNLTLVDLPGMTKVPVGDQPKDIEVQIRELILRFISNPNSIILAVTAANTDMATSEALKIAREVDPDGRRTLAVITKLDLMDAGTDAMDVLMGRVIPVKLGIIGVVNRSQLDINNKKSVVDSIRDEYAFLQKKYPSLANRNGTKYLARTLNRLLMHHIRDCLPELKTRINVLAAQYQSLLNSYGEPVDDKSATLLQLITKFATEYCNTIEGTAKYIETSELCGGARICYIFHETFGRTLESVDPLGGLNTIDILTAIRNATGPRPALFVPEVSFELLVKRQIKRLEEPSLRCVELVHEEMQRIIQHCSNYSTQELLRFPKLHDAIVEVVTSLLRRRLPVTNEMVHNLVAIELAYINTKHPDFADACGLMNNNIERRNRLAREVSSAVSRDKSTKPPGGLAPSSQETSTAGPAEVDSKMPPAAGDGNPESGTGNWRGMLKTSKAEEILAEEKSKLLTVLPASPQKGHAVNLLDVPVPVARKLSAREQRDCEVIERLIKSYFLIVRKNIQDSVPKAVMHFLVNHVKDTLQSELVGQLYKALLLDDLLTESEDMAQRRKEAAGMLQALQRASQIIAEIRETHLW; this is encoded by the exons AGCAGTGGAAAAAGTTCTGTGCTGGAAAGTCTGGTGGGGCGAGATCTGCTCCCAAGAGGTACGGGGATTGTCACCCGGCGACCCCTCATTCTGCAGCTGGTGCATGTGTCAGCTGAGGATCGTCGGAAGACAGCTGGAGATGAAAATG GGGTTGATGCTGAAGAATGGGGGAAGTTTCTTCACACCAAAAACAAG CTTTACACAGACTTTGATGAAATTAGgcaagaaatagaaaatgaaaCTGAAAGGATTTCGGGGAATAATAAG GGGATCAGCCCAGAGCCTATTCATCTGAAGATTTTTTCACCAAATGTCGTCAACTTAACTCTGGTAGATTTGCCAGGAATGACAAAG GTACCAGTGGGTGATCAGCCAAAGGATATCGAGGTTCAGATCCGAGAACTAATCCTTAGATTCATTAGTAACCCCAATTCAATTATTTTAGCAGTCACCGCTGCCAACACAGACATGGCCACTTCTGAGGCACTTAAAATAGCACGGGAGGTGGATCCAGATG GGCGGCGCACCCTCGCTGTTATCACCAAGCTGGATCTGATGGATGCTGGTACTGATGCTATGGATGTCCTTATGGGGAGAGTGATCCCTGTTAAGCTTGGCATCATTGGCGTGGTGAATAG GAGTCAATTAGACATTAACAATAAGAAGAGTGTGGTTGATTCAATTCGTGATGAATATGCTTTTCTCCAGAAGAAGTATCCATCTCTAGCCAACCGGAATGGAACAAAGTACCTTGCCAGGACTCTCAATAG GCTCCTTATGCATCACATCCGGGATTGCTTGCCGGAACTGAAGACCAGAATCAATGTCTTAGCTGCGCAATACCAGTCTCTGCTCAACAGCTATGGGGAACCAGTTGATGACAAGAGTGCCACATTATTGCAGCTTATTACCAAATTTGCCACTGAATATTGCAACACCATTGAAGGGACAGCAAAGTACATCGAGACTTCAGAACT ttGCGGTGGAGCTAGAATTTGCTACATTTTTCATGAGACCTTTGGGCGCACCTTAGAGTCTGTTGATCCACTTGGTGGCCTTAACACCATCGACATCTTGACGGCCATTAGAAATGCTACT GGCCCTCGTCCCGCCTTGTTTGTGCCTGAAGTTTCATTTGAACTGCTGGTAAAAAGGCAAATCAAGCGCTTGGAAGAGCCCAGCTTGCGGTGCGTGGAGCTTGTTCACGAAGAAATGCAGAGGATCATTCAGCATTGTAGCAATTATAGTACACAG GAATTGCTGAGGTTTCCGAAGCTCCACGACGCCATAGTTGAAGTTGTGACCAGTCTCTTGCGTCGGAGGTTACCAGTAACAAACGAAATG GTTCATAATTTGGTAGCCATTGAGCTGGCCTATATCAATACTAAACATCCTGACTTCGCTGATGCCTGTGGCCTGATGAACAACAACATAGAG AGGCGGAACAGGCTGGCCAGAGAGGTATCCTCTGCTGTGTCTCGAGACAAG TCCACTAAGCCTCCTGGTGGTTTGGCACCATCCTCCCAGGAGACCTCTACTGCTGGTCCTGCCGAGGTTGATAGCAAG ATGCCCCCTGCTGCGGGAGATGGAAATCCAGAATCAGGAACAGGGAACTGGCGAGGAATGCTGAAAACTTCCAAAGCGGAGGAGATATTAGCTGAGGAAAAATCCAAACTGCTGACAGTCCTACCAGCGAGCCCTCAGAAAGGGCATGCTGTAAATTTGCTGGATGTG CCTGTTCCTGTTGCACGGAAACTTTCGGCCCGTGAGCAACGCGATTGTGAGGTGATTGAACGCCTGATCAAATCCTACTTCCTAATTGTGAGGAAGAATATCCAAGACAG TGTGCCAAAGGCAGTGATGCATTTTCTGGTTAACCATGTGAAAGACACTCTCCAGAGTGAGTTAGTTGGACAGCTGTACAAGGCCTTATTGCTGGATGATCTTTTGACTGAATCGGAGGACATGGCTCAGCGCAGAAAGGAGGCAGCTGGCATGTTACAG GCCTTGCAACGAGCCAGTCAGATTATTGCTGAGATTCGGGAGACGCACCTCTGGTGA